A window of Deltaproteobacteria bacterium contains these coding sequences:
- the dksA gene encoding RNA polymerase-binding protein DksA, protein MEKEKKEFFRNLLNQKLEELLTVAGKAVVEMSSTKEEAFPDPTDRASLETDRNFLLRVKDRERRLIAKIQEALKRIDNGAYGICEICGEEISEKRLEARPVTTSCIKCKEEEEAQEKLRKTQ, encoded by the coding sequence ATGGAAAAAGAAAAAAAGGAATTCTTCAGAAATCTGCTTAATCAAAAGCTGGAAGAACTGCTTACAGTGGCCGGAAAGGCTGTAGTGGAGATGAGCAGCACAAAGGAAGAGGCCTTTCCTGATCCGACTGACAGGGCATCCCTTGAAACAGACAGGAATTTTCTGCTGCGGGTCAAGGACAGGGAACGAAGGCTTATAGCAAAGATACAGGAGGCGCTGAAGAGGATAGATAACGGCGCTTATGGAATATGCGAAATATGCGGCGAGGAAATATCAGAAAAAAGGCTTGAGGCAAGGCCTGTCACAACATCCTGCATAAAATGTAAAGAAGAGGAAGAGGCGCAGGAAAAACTGAGAAAGACCCAATGA